In Natronomonas halophila, one DNA window encodes the following:
- a CDS encoding pyruvoyl-dependent arginine decarboxylase — protein sequence MEIDLVWGVGEGRTSLGSFDRALSEANIHNYNLVSLSSVIPEGASVVERGALEPGRWGVGEVVAVVTAEKTGTEPGEKIAAGLGWMTAEEGGVFMEHSCGTREECEHELLRNLEDARETREWNWTGEPRTKIVEATTEEVTSVVTAAVYRPLSLE from the coding sequence ATGGAAATCGATCTCGTCTGGGGCGTCGGCGAGGGCCGGACCTCCCTCGGGTCGTTCGACCGGGCCCTCAGCGAAGCCAACATCCACAACTACAATCTCGTTTCCCTCTCGTCGGTCATCCCCGAGGGCGCGTCCGTCGTCGAACGCGGCGCACTGGAACCCGGGCGCTGGGGCGTCGGTGAGGTCGTCGCCGTCGTCACGGCCGAAAAGACGGGCACCGAACCTGGCGAGAAAATCGCCGCCGGTCTCGGCTGGATGACTGCTGAGGAAGGCGGCGTCTTCATGGAGCATTCCTGCGGGACGCGAGAGGAGTGCGAACACGAGTTGCTGCGGAACCTCGAAGACGCCCGCGAGACTCGCGAGTGGAACTGGACGGGCGAACCACGCACCAAAATCGTCGAGGCGACGACCGAGGAGGTCACGTCGGTCGTCACCGCCGCCGTCTACCGGCCGCTGTCGCTGGAGTAG